The genomic DNA GCGCACGTCCTGTCGGGCCGGCCGGGTTACGCCGTGACCCAGGGGACGGTCTCGTTCCTGGGCAAGGACCTCCTCGCGATGAAGCCCGAGGAGCGGGCCCGCGAAGGCGTGTTCCTCGCGTTCCAGTACCCGGTCGAGATCCCGGGCGTCTCGAACAACTACTTCCTGCGCACGGCCGTCAACGCCGTCCGGCGCCACCGCGGCCTCGCCGAGCTCGACGCGATGGACTTCCTTGCGCTCCTCGACGAGAAGGCGAAGCTCGTCGAGATGGAAGAGGCGCTCCTGAACCGCTCCGTGAACGAGGGCTTCTCGGGCGGCGAGAAGAAGCGCAACGAGGTCCTCCAGATGGCGCTCCTCGATCCGCGCCTCGCGATCCTCGACGAGACCGACTCGGGCCTCGACATCGACGCGCTCCGCATCGCGGCCGGCGGCGTCAACGCCCTCCGAGACGGCAAGCGCGGCTTTCTCGTCATCACGCACTACCAGCGCCTTCTGAACTACATCGTCCCGGACGTCGTTCACGTCCTCTCGGACGGAAGGATCGTCAAGTCGGGCGACAGGAGCCTCGCCCTCGAGCTCGAGGCGAAGGGCTACGGCTGGATCGAAAAGGAAGCCGCCGCCGCGGCGCGCTGAGCATGACGGCATCCGCAAGAGCGGCCACCATCCGCGACGGCGTCGACGTCCTCGCCACGCAGGCCGAGGAGTTCACCTCGGGCCTCGCCGGGCCGCCGTGGCTCACAAAGCTGCGCCGGGACGGCATGGCGTCCCTCGTGAAGACCGGCTTCCCGTCGCAGCGCGACGAGGAGTGGCGTTACACGAACCTCCTGCCACTCGCCCGAACGGTCTTCGGCCTCGCCCCCCGCGACGTCACGATCGCCGAGCGCACGCAGGCCGTCGAGCTCGAGGCCCGCCTCGGCACCCTCGGCCTCTCCTCCCCCGGCCCGCGCCTCGTCTTCGTCAACGGGCACCTCGTCCGGCGCACGGCGCACACGCTTCCCGCGGAGATCCTGTTCGAGAACCTCGGAACCGTCCTCCGTCTCGCGCCCGAGCGCGTCGAGAAGGTGCTCATCGCCGCTCCGGCCGGCCATCCGTTCGTCGCGCTGAACGACGCGTTCCTCGACACGGGCGCTCTCGTGCGCGTCGGGAAAGGGCTGACGGCGCCCGATCCTCTCGTCGTCGTCCACCTCTCGACGTCCGCGAGCGGGACGCCGGCGCCCCTCATGTCTCATCTCCGCAATCTCGTCGTCCTCGAGGAGGACGCGGCTGCCACCGTCGTCGAGGTGTTCCTCGGCACGGACGAGCTGTCCTTCACGAACGCGGTCACGCAGGCCGTCCTCGGGGAGAACGCACGCCTCACGCACATCAAGGTCCAGCTCGAGGGCCGGCAGGCCTATCACGTCGGGAACCTCTTCCTCTCGCACGCGCGGGGCGCCCGTTCGACGTCGCACGTCTATTCCTTCGGCGGCGCGACGGTTCGCAACGAGATCTCCGCGACGCTTTCCGGCGAGGGCTCGGGGACCGAAATGTACGGCCTCTTCGCCGCGGCGGCCGGCCAGAGCGTCGACTGCCACACCGTCATCGACCACGCGGCCCCGCGCGCGGACAGCCTCGAGCTCTACAAGGGCATCCTCGACGGGAACGGCCGCGGCGCATTCGACGGCAAGGTGATCGTGCGCGAGGGCGCCGTGAAGACGGACGCCCGCCAGACGAACCGGAACCTGATCCTCTCGGACGAAGCTCTCGTCGACAGCAAGCCGCAGCTCGAGATCCACAACAACGACGTCCGGTGCACGCACGGCTCGACCACGGGCCGCATCGACTCGGACGCCCTCTTCTACCTTCGCTCGCGCGGCCTCTCGGAAGGGGCGGCGCGAGCCCTCCTCACGTACGCCTTCGGCAGCGAGGTCGTCTCGAAGGTGGCCGCGCCGGACGTGAAGGCCCTCCTCGAGGACCGCCTCCACGCGTGGCTGCCCGCCGCGGCCGCATCGGTGAACGGATGAACGTCGAGAAGATCCGGGAGCAATTTCCGATCCTCGCGCAGAAGGTCCACGGCAAGCGCCTCGTGTACCTCGACAACGCGAACACGACGCAGAAGCCGCGCGCCGTGATCGACTCCGGGAGCCGCTACTACGAAGAGACGAACGCGAACATCCACCGCGGCACGCACTTCCTCTCCGAGAAGGCGACGGCCGAATACGAAGGTGCCCGCGCGAAAGTCGCCCGCTTCCTCGGCGCGCGCGCCCCCCGCGAGGTCGTCTTCACGCGCGGCACGACCGAGGCGATCAACCTCGTGGCCGCAGGTTTCGCGCAGTCGGTCCTCAAAGAGGGCGACGAGATCCTCCTCACGGGCCTCGAGCACCACTCCAACATCGTTCCGTGGCAGCTCGCCTGCGGACGCACGGGCGCGAAGCTCGTCGTCGTCCCGATCACGGATTCGGGCGAGGTCCCCGTCGAGGAGTTCGAAAGGCGCCTGACGCCCCGGACGAAGATCGCGGCCGTTTCCCACGTCTCCAACGCTCTCGGCACGATCAATCCCGTCGAGGAGTTCATCCGGCTCGCCCACGCGCGCAGCGTGCCCGTCCTCGTGGACGGCGCGCAGGCCGCGCCGCACCTCCCGATCGACGTCGCGGCTCTGGGCTGCGACTTCTACGCGGTCTCCGGCCACAAGATGTACGGCCCGACGGGCATCGGCGCGCTCTACGGCACGGAGGCGTGGCTCGAGAAGCTTCCGCCCTACCAGGGCGGCGGCGACATGATCTCGTCCGTGACGTTCGAGAAGACGACGTACAACGAGCTGCCCTGGAAGTTCGAGGCCGGCACCGCGAACATCGCGGGCGGCATCGGTTTCGGCGTCGCGGCCGACTGGCTCTCGGCCATCGGGCTCCCCGCCGTGGCCGCGCACGAGCACACGCTCCTCGTCCGCGCGACGGAAGCGCTCTCGGCGATCGAGGGGCTGCGCATCGTCGGCACCGCGCCGCGCAAGGCGGCCGTCGTCTCGTTTCTCCTCGGCGACGTTCACCCCCACGACATCGGGACGATCCTCGACCGCGAGGGCATTGCGATCCGGACCGGACAGCACTGCGCGCAGCCCGTCATGGACCGCTACGGAATCGGCGCCACGGCGCGGGCCTCCTTCGGCGTCTACAACACCGAAGAAGAGGTCGACATCCTCGCGACGGCGCTGAAGAAGGTGCAGGAGGTTTTCGCCTGATGACGGACCTCCGCGACCTCTATCAGGAGGTCATCCTCGACCACAACAAGTCGCCGCACAACTATCGCGAGATGGCGGACCCGAGCCGCATGGCGCTCGGCCACAACCCGCTCTGCGGCGACCGGCTGAAGCTGTACGTCAAGCTGGACGGCGACAGGATCGCCGACGTCGCGTTCCAGGGGTCCGGCTGCGCGATCTCGAAGGCCTCGGCGTCGCTCATGACGGACGCCGTCAAGGGCAAGACGCTCGCCGAGGCGGAGGCCCTGTACGGCAAGTTCCACGACCTCCTCACGGGCCCGCCCGACGTGAAGGCGACGGGCGAGGGTCTCGGCAAGCTCGCGGTTTTCTCGGGCGTCCGCGAGTTTCCGGCACGCGTGAAGTGCGCGACGCTTGCGTGGCACACGCTGGAGAGCGCCATCAAGAACGTCCCCGAGGTCGCGAAGACCGAATGACCGAGCTCGAGCAGAAGGTCGTCGACGAAGCGCTGAAGAAGTGCTTCGACCCCGAGATCCCGGTGAACATCTGGGAGCTCGGGCTGATCTATTCGGTCGCCGTGTCGCCGGAGGGCGTCGCGCACGTGCAGATGACGCTGACCGCTCCCGCCTGCCCCGTCGCCGGCACCTTGCCCGGCGAGGTCGAGGCGAAGGTGAAGGCCGTTCCCGGCGTCACGGGGGCGAAGGTCGAGCTCGTCTGGGACCCGCCCTGGAACGCCGACATGATGACGCGCGTGGCGCGGGTCATGCTCGGGATGTAGCCGGCTCCGGCCTTCTCAGCGACAGCAGCCAGCCCGTCCCGAACGCGATCGTCGAGCCGAGGAGCGAGTACCACGGCCACGCGATCATCTTCCCGAGCGGGAACGGGACGAAGCCCTTCGAGCCCAGCCACAGGACGAACATGAACACGGCGGACGTCGCGATGCCGATCATCGCGTCCGTCTGCGTCGCCTTCCGCGCCCAGAGCGCGAGCAGGAACCCGCCGAGGAGGCCGCCGGCCGTCACGCTCGCGAGGCCGAGCGCGACCTGGACGGCCGGGACGCTCTGCGGCAGGCGCGAGAACCCGACCGCGAGCCCGGCGAGCACGAGCGTCCAGAAGAGCGTCAGCACCTTCCCGAGGACGAGCCCGCGCTTCCCCTCGACGTACTTCTTCCCCATCAGCGGCGCGACGATGTCGAGGGACAGCGCCGAGGCGAGCGAGTTCAGCGCCGACGACTCCGAGCACATCGCGGCCGAGAAGATTCCCGCCACGAGGTACGCCGACACGAACGGCGGCAGGCTCGTCACGATGAACGTCGGCAGGATCGCGTCCGACGACGCGAACCCGCCGGGCCCGATCGGCCGTCCGCCGTAGAACGCGAACATTCCGACGCCGAGCGCGAGAAACAGCGTGAACTGCAGGATCACGAGGACGCCCGACCCGATGAGCGCCTTCTGCGCGTCGCGCAGGCCGCGGCACGCGAGAAGCCGCTGGACGATCAGCTGATCGGCGCCGTGGGAGGCCATGGCCAACACGGCCCCGCCGATGACACCGGAAAAAGGGTATAGGGTTCGGAAAGATTCTTTGAAAGGTTAAAGAGGCGAACCGGCTGCCCGAGCTCCGCGCACCTTCCAAGAATCTCCTGAAATCCTCCCAATCCCCCGCCGAACGCATTCAGCAGCACCCAGAGAGCCATGATCGCGCCAGAGATGTAGACGAGGACCTGGATGAGGTCGATCCAGATGACCGCCTTGATGCCGCCGACGTACGTGTAGAGCGCGGTCGCGCCTGCGAGGAGGAGGATTGCCGCCCAGACCGGGATTCCGAGGATGAGCGCGATGGGGATCGCGGGGACCGCGAGGCGGACGCTCGCCGCCATGACGCGCGTGACCATGAAGATCAGCGACGTGAATCGCCGCGCGCCGACGCCGAAGCGCCGCTCGAGGAGCGCGTAGGCCGTCGTGATTTCGCCGTGGAAGTAGCCCGGAAGAAGGATGAACGAGACGGCAATGCGTCCGACGAGGTAGCCGAACGCGAGCTGGAGGAACGTGAACCCGGACCGGTACGCGTCGCCCGGCACCGAGAGGAACGTGAGCGCGGAAGTCTCCGTCGCGACGATCGAGGCCATGACGGCGCCCCACGGCATCGCGTGGCCGCCCAGGAAGTAGTCCTTCGCGTCCTTCTGGCCCCGGCCGAGCCACGCGCCCAGCACGTTGATCGCCACGAGGTACGCGGCGATCGCGAGAAGCGTCGGCACCCCGAGGGAAATGCCATCCATCAGGGCGGCATGATCACACAGGGCACGGCCCATTTAGACTCCGCGCGTGACACCGGCCGTCGAACGCAACAGGCTCCACGCGGGGCTGGCGGACTTCTGCGCGGCGCACCCCGTGGACGAGAAGATCCTCCTCGTTCCGTCCTTCCCCGTCGGCCAGCAGATTCTCGACGCGCTCGCACGCTCGGGCTGCGCGCACCTGAATCTCCGACCCGCGACCGTCTTCTCGCTCGCGCACGGCGTCGCCGGCCCGGCCCTCGCGGCGGCCGGACGTGTGACGCTCTCACGAGCCCAGCTGCTCGCCCTCGTCGAGGACGCGTGCGACCAGGTCCTCGAGCCCTCGTCGTACTTCGGGGCGCTGCGCGACAGGCCCGGCCTGCACCGCGCCCTGCAGTCCACGCTGAACGAGATCCGGCGCGCGGGCCTGACGCCCGAGCAGCTCCCCTCCGAGGCGCTCGAGGACCCGCGCAAGGCACGCGAGATGAAGGCGATCGGCCGCTCCTACCGCGACGCGCTCGAGGCCGGAAAGTTCGCGGACCCGCTCGACGTCCTCGCGGCCGCGACTCGCATGCTGCTCGAGGACCCCGGGCTGAAGCTCCCGACGGCGGTTCGCGTCCTCCGACCGGACGGAATCGACTTCTCGGGCGTCGAGGCCGCGTTCCTCGACGCGTTCCTGGCCCGCCCGGCCACGTCCCTCGCCGTCGACGTGCCGGAGGACGCCCCGCTGACGGCGGAGCGCGTGTCGCTCGCGTGCGCCTCGGGGGAGGAGAACGAAGTACGGGCCGTCTTCCGCCGCGTCGTGGACGAGACGATCCCGCTCGACGACGTCGAGATCGCGATCACGGACGACGCCGCGTACCGGCCGCTCGTTTACGAGCTGGCCCAGCAGGCGGGCTTCCCCTGCACGTTCGCCGACGGCATCCCGGCGACGTTTTCACGCCCGGCCCAGGGCGTCCTCGACGTCCTCGACTGGATCGCGGGCGGGTACGAGGAGCGCGCCCTCGCGCGGCTGTTCGGCGCTGGCCGGGCGAACCTGGCGGCCGCGCACCCCCGTGGCGCGCTCGTGGGGCCTGTCCGCGCGGCGCGGGCGTTCCGGCGCGCGCGGATCGTGCGTGGGCGCGACCGCACTCGCGCGCGCCTCGCGCTCGAGAGAGAGCGCCTCGAGCGCCGGGCCCGGGCCGAGGGCCTCGAGCCGGAGGCCGTCGCCGAGCGTCTCGTGCCCCTCGACGCGGTCGCGGCCTGGGTGGACCGCCTCCTCGCGATCGCCCCCGTGCCCGACCCCGAGGGCCGGGTCGACCTCGCCGCGCTCGCGCGCGCGGGCCTCGCGATCACGGGTCTCCTCGACGTCGCGAGCCGGCTGGACGGCATGGCGCGCGAGGGCCTCGCCCGCCTCTTCGCGGAGTTCGCGTCGCTGCCGCCGCGCAGGCTCCCGCTCGTGGAGGCGGCGGCGCGCCTGCGCGAGGCCGTCGGGGCGCTCGCCGTCGCGTCCTCGACGCCCGCGCCCGGACACGCGCACGTCGCGCGCATCGCGGACGCCGGATGGAGCGGCCGCGGGCGCACGTTCGTCCTCGGCCTCGACGAAGCGCGCTTCCCCGGCGGCGGGGCGCAGGATCCCGTCCTCCTCGACCACGAGCGCGAGGCCGTCAACAGCCGGATGGGCTCGCACGCGCTGCCACTGCGCCGCGGGACCGCGGCCGAGGAGAGCCGGCGCGCGCTCGCTTCGCTCCTCGCCCGCGCGCGCGGCCGCCTCGTCCTCTCGTACTCGAACCGCGACTTTCTGCAGGACGCCGAGCAGTTCCCCTCGTCGGCCGTTCTCGACGTCTTCCGCGCGCTCGAGGGCCGGCCGCGCGCGAGCTTCCGCGACCTCTTCGACCGCGAGGGCGCGCCTGCCGCGTTCCGGCCGGCGGGCGCGCCGCTCGACGAGATCGAGTGGTGGCTCGCGGCCCTTCACGCACCGGGGACGGATCCGGAGCGCGCGGGGCGCGAGGTCGAGACCGCCTACCCGTGGATCGCGGACGGGCGCGAGGCTGACGAGGCGCGTCGCTCCCCGGCGTTCACGAAGTGGGACGGGCGGCTGTCGGTCGCGCATGGCGAGCTGGACCCGCGTGTCACGCGCGAGCCGACGTCCGCCTCGCGCCTCCAGCTCCTCGCGAAGAGCCCGCGCGGGTACTTCCTGAAGTACGTCCTCGGCCTCTCGGAGCCGGACGAGGACCACGCCGTGGACGTCTGGCTGGACGCCCTCGAGTACGGCCGGCTCTTCCACGAGACCGTCTTCGAGTTCTTCACGGAACGCGTGGAGCCGGACGCGCCGTTCGACCTCGTCCGGGAGACGGCGCGCCTTCTCAAGGTCGCCGACCGCAACCTCGTCCGGATGCGCGGGGAGATCCCGCCCCCGAGCGACGTCGCGTTCCGGCAGCAGCGCGACGCCTTCCTCGCCGACCTCGACGTGTTCGTCAAGGGAGAGGCGAAGAGCGCGTCGACGTCGGTCCCGCGGTTCTTCGAGGTGCCGCTCGGTCGTTCGTACGGCAGCGCGGGCAAGGATCTCGCGTCCGCCGAGCCCGTCGAGATCGCGGGCGGGGGCGGAACGTTCCTCCTCCAGGGGCAGATCGACCGCATCGACTCCGAGGGAGCCGGCGCGTGGGCCGTGTGGGACTACAAGACGGGCAGCGAGAGACAGTTCAAGGACGCCTTGCCGCTGAACAGGGGCCGCCAGATCCAGCACGCCCTCTACGCGCGCGCCGCGGAGACCCTCCTCCGGCGTTCGGGGTTCGACGTGAAGTCCCTGCGCTCGGGCTACTACTTCCCGACCCGGAAGGGCGGGGGCCGCCGCGTCGTGCCCGAGGTGTCCGACGCCGACGTCGACGCCACGCTGAAGAACCTCTTCGACCTCCTCGCCGCGGGCGCGTTCCCGCACTCGGTCCGGAAGCGCGACTGCGACTGGTGCGACTTCCGCCTCGCCTGCGGCGATCCCGGGGAGGCGGCCCGCCAGTCGAAGGCGAAGTGCGAGTCGGGCGAGCCGCTCCTCGAGGCGCTGCGCGCTCTGGGGGGCCGCGATGTCTGAGCGGGTGCTGAAGACGGGACCGCTCCCGGACGCCGCCGAGCGCCTCCGTATCGAGACGGAGCTCGACCGGAACTTCCTCGTGGAGGCGGGCGCGGGCTCCGGCAAGACGACGAGCCTCGTCTCGCGGATGATCGCGCTCCTCGGCGCGGGCCTCGCCGAGCCGGACGCGCTCGTCGCCGTGACGTTCACGCGCAAGGCCGCCTCACAGCTGCGGCAGCGCTTCCAGGAAAAGCTGGAGGAGCGCCTCGCGGCCGAGAAGGAGCCCGCCGTCAAGGAGCGGCTCGAGAAAGCCCAGAAGGGCCTCGACCTCGTCCGCGTCGGGACGATCCATTCGTTCTGCGCCTCGCTGCTGCGCGAGCGCCCGGTCGAGGCCGGCATCGACCTCGGCCTGTCGGACGTCAAGCTCCAGGAAGCCGCGCTCTTCCAGCCGCTCGCGTGGCGCGAGTGGATCGCCGACTGCGCGGAGAAGGACGACCCGCGGCTCGCGGCGCTGGAAGAGACGGGCCTCGCCGCCCAGGACCTCGAGAGCGCGTTCCTGACGCTCGCGGAATATCCCGACGTCGTCCCGGCCGTCGCGAGCCCGCCGCCGCCGAAGCCCGCGCTCGACGGCGTCCGCCGGAAGACGGCTCTGCTCCTCGCGGAGGCCGGGCCGCTCAAGCCGGGCGAGCCGCTCGCGGGGAAGGAAGCCGACGACCTGCAGGCCGCGCTCGTGAGGGTCGCGCGCCTCCTCGAACAGCCGGACGCCGAGAGCGACGACGGCTTCGTCCGCGTGCTCGAGGAGCTCGAACCCGAGAAGCTCGCCGAGATCAAGGTCACACAGTGGGAAGGCGGCAAGGCGGCCGCGCTCGCGTTCGTGGCGCGCTTCGAGGCGTTCCGCGAGAAGGTCCTCCGGCCCACGCTCCTCGCGTGGCGCGAGTGGGTGCACCCGCGCGCGATGGGGTTTCTCCTCCCCGCGCTCGAGCGCCTGCGCACGCGCCGCCGCGAGGAGGGCTTCCTCACGTACGAGGACCTGCTCCTGATCTCCCGCGACGTCCTGCGCGACCAGCCGGCCGTTCGCCGGTACTTCCGC from Acidobacteriota bacterium includes the following:
- a CDS encoding DUF59 domain-containing protein, coding for MTELEQKVVDEALKKCFDPEIPVNIWELGLIYSVAVSPEGVAHVQMTLTAPACPVAGTLPGEVEAKVKAVPGVTGAKVELVWDPPWNADMMTRVARVMLGM
- the sufD gene encoding Fe-S cluster assembly protein SufD encodes the protein MTASARAATIRDGVDVLATQAEEFTSGLAGPPWLTKLRRDGMASLVKTGFPSQRDEEWRYTNLLPLARTVFGLAPRDVTIAERTQAVELEARLGTLGLSSPGPRLVFVNGHLVRRTAHTLPAEILFENLGTVLRLAPERVEKVLIAAPAGHPFVALNDAFLDTGALVRVGKGLTAPDPLVVVHLSTSASGTPAPLMSHLRNLVVLEEDAAATVVEVFLGTDELSFTNAVTQAVLGENARLTHIKVQLEGRQAYHVGNLFLSHARGARSTSHVYSFGGATVRNEISATLSGEGSGTEMYGLFAAAAGQSVDCHTVIDHAAPRADSLELYKGILDGNGRGAFDGKVIVREGAVKTDARQTNRNLILSDEALVDSKPQLEIHNNDVRCTHGSTTGRIDSDALFYLRSRGLSEGAARALLTYAFGSEVVSKVAAPDVKALLEDRLHAWLPAAAASVNG
- a CDS encoding PD-(D/E)XK nuclease family protein: MTPAVERNRLHAGLADFCAAHPVDEKILLVPSFPVGQQILDALARSGCAHLNLRPATVFSLAHGVAGPALAAAGRVTLSRAQLLALVEDACDQVLEPSSYFGALRDRPGLHRALQSTLNEIRRAGLTPEQLPSEALEDPRKAREMKAIGRSYRDALEAGKFADPLDVLAAATRMLLEDPGLKLPTAVRVLRPDGIDFSGVEAAFLDAFLARPATSLAVDVPEDAPLTAERVSLACASGEENEVRAVFRRVVDETIPLDDVEIAITDDAAYRPLVYELAQQAGFPCTFADGIPATFSRPAQGVLDVLDWIAGGYEERALARLFGAGRANLAAAHPRGALVGPVRAARAFRRARIVRGRDRTRARLALERERLERRARAEGLEPEAVAERLVPLDAVAAWVDRLLAIAPVPDPEGRVDLAALARAGLAITGLLDVASRLDGMAREGLARLFAEFASLPPRRLPLVEAAARLREAVGALAVASSTPAPGHAHVARIADAGWSGRGRTFVLGLDEARFPGGGAQDPVLLDHEREAVNSRMGSHALPLRRGTAAEESRRALASLLARARGRLVLSYSNRDFLQDAEQFPSSAVLDVFRALEGRPRASFRDLFDREGAPAAFRPAGAPLDEIEWWLAALHAPGTDPERAGREVETAYPWIADGREADEARRSPAFTKWDGRLSVAHGELDPRVTREPTSASRLQLLAKSPRGYFLKYVLGLSEPDEDHAVDVWLDALEYGRLFHETVFEFFTERVEPDAPFDLVRETARLLKVADRNLVRMRGEIPPPSDVAFRQQRDAFLADLDVFVKGEAKSASTSVPRFFEVPLGRSYGSAGKDLASAEPVEIAGGGGTFLLQGQIDRIDSEGAGAWAVWDYKTGSERQFKDALPLNRGRQIQHALYARAAETLLRRSGFDVKSLRSGYYFPTRKGGGRRVVPEVSDADVDATLKNLFDLLAAGAFPHSVRKRDCDWCDFRLACGDPGEAARQSKAKCESGEPLLEALRALGGRDV
- a CDS encoding SUF system NifU family Fe-S cluster assembly protein, with translation MTDLRDLYQEVILDHNKSPHNYREMADPSRMALGHNPLCGDRLKLYVKLDGDRIADVAFQGSGCAISKASASLMTDAVKGKTLAEAEALYGKFHDLLTGPPDVKATGEGLGKLAVFSGVREFPARVKCATLAWHTLESAIKNVPEVAKTE
- a CDS encoding cysteine desulfurase, giving the protein MNVEKIREQFPILAQKVHGKRLVYLDNANTTQKPRAVIDSGSRYYEETNANIHRGTHFLSEKATAEYEGARAKVARFLGARAPREVVFTRGTTEAINLVAAGFAQSVLKEGDEILLTGLEHHSNIVPWQLACGRTGAKLVVVPITDSGEVPVEEFERRLTPRTKIAAVSHVSNALGTINPVEEFIRLAHARSVPVLVDGAQAAPHLPIDVAALGCDFYAVSGHKMYGPTGIGALYGTEAWLEKLPPYQGGGDMISSVTFEKTTYNELPWKFEAGTANIAGGIGFGVAADWLSAIGLPAVAAHEHTLLVRATEALSAIEGLRIVGTAPRKAAVVSFLLGDVHPHDIGTILDREGIAIRTGQHCAQPVMDRYGIGATARASFGVYNTEEEVDILATALKKVQEVFA
- the sufC gene encoding Fe-S cluster assembly ATPase SufC, which translates into the protein MKNVDTPLLEIRNLHASIEEDGTEILRGIDLKILPGEVHAIMGPNGSGKSTLAHVLSGRPGYAVTQGTVSFLGKDLLAMKPEERAREGVFLAFQYPVEIPGVSNNYFLRTAVNAVRRHRGLAELDAMDFLALLDEKAKLVEMEEALLNRSVNEGFSGGEKKRNEVLQMALLDPRLAILDETDSGLDIDALRIAAGGVNALRDGKRGFLVITHYQRLLNYIVPDVVHVLSDGRIVKSGDRSLALELEAKGYGWIEKEAAAAAR